Proteins from a single region of Paraburkholderia sp. PGU19:
- a CDS encoding ABC transporter ATP-binding protein, which yields MSEIRLHNVTKRFGDIVAVDDVSIDVNEGEFVVLLGPSGAGKTTTLRLIAGLERPDEGEIFIDGEAATDMHPADRDVAFIFQQYSLYPHLTVFGNLAFPLRSPRRRTSEAEVSARVRSVAQMLHIESKLANMATHLSGGEMQRVAIGRALVREPKVFLMDEPLSSLDAKLREELRIELKRLHRSIGATIIYVTHDQVEATTLADRIGILEHGRIVQMGTPREVYGNPASLSAAQRLGSPPINLLPPALFDPAAMPAGTSTVAIRPEDIVLHGADTRDGLNLRVLEYSPLRHLLILDREGTAIVATTMTERNFTPGQTVGVSLPPRSLLYFRSDGRRIPA from the coding sequence ATGTCTGAGATTCGCCTGCACAACGTGACGAAGCGATTCGGCGATATCGTCGCGGTGGACGACGTGTCGATCGACGTGAACGAGGGCGAGTTCGTCGTGTTGCTCGGACCGAGCGGCGCAGGCAAGACGACGACATTGCGGCTCATCGCGGGCCTCGAACGGCCCGACGAAGGCGAGATATTCATCGACGGCGAAGCGGCCACGGACATGCATCCCGCAGACCGGGACGTCGCGTTCATTTTTCAGCAGTATTCGCTCTATCCGCATCTGACGGTGTTCGGCAATCTGGCGTTTCCGTTGCGCTCGCCGCGGCGGCGCACGAGCGAGGCGGAAGTCAGCGCGCGCGTCCGGTCAGTCGCGCAGATGCTGCATATCGAGTCGAAACTCGCCAACATGGCGACGCATCTGTCAGGCGGCGAGATGCAGCGGGTTGCGATTGGCCGCGCGCTGGTGCGCGAACCCAAAGTGTTTCTGATGGACGAGCCCTTGTCGTCGCTCGATGCAAAACTGCGCGAGGAATTGCGCATCGAACTGAAGCGGCTGCATCGCTCCATCGGCGCAACGATCATCTACGTCACGCACGATCAGGTCGAGGCCACGACGCTTGCCGATCGCATCGGCATACTCGAGCACGGTCGCATCGTGCAGATGGGCACGCCGCGCGAAGTCTATGGCAACCCGGCGTCCCTCAGCGCGGCGCAACGGCTCGGCTCGCCGCCCATCAACCTGCTGCCGCCCGCGCTGTTCGATCCGGCGGCGATGCCGGCGGGTACGTCGACCGTCGCGATTCGCCCGGAAGACATCGTGCTGCACGGCGCCGATACACGCGACGGGCTCAACCTTCGCGTGCTCGAATATTCGCCGCTGCGGCATCTGCTGATTCTCGACCGCGAAGGCACGGCGATCGTGGCGACCACGATGACAGAACGCAACTTCACGCCAGGGCAAACGGTCGGCGTGTCACTGCCGCCGCGCAGCCTTCTTTATTTTCGTTCCGACGGCAGGAGGATTCCGGCATGA
- the dhaL gene encoding dihydroxyacetone kinase subunit DhaL, with translation MNGTTVMACIEAAHATLKEHTEEIAALDQQIGDGDHIFNLLRGADALLGLRADIEAEAFAPALDLAASKLLSTVGGSSGPLFYSLLHGMAKASAERGDVTNVQDAARIFAAGVDAVAQRGKAGIGSKTMMDVLIPVASRLAELADNDAAPEVVLDTLPEVAEQSMLATRDMLATKGRASFLGERSRGHIDPGARSSQLMIDAVCARLAQDRA, from the coding sequence ATGAACGGCACAACGGTCATGGCGTGCATCGAGGCTGCGCATGCCACGCTAAAGGAACACACTGAGGAGATCGCCGCGCTTGATCAGCAGATCGGCGACGGCGATCACATCTTCAACCTGTTGCGGGGCGCCGATGCACTGCTCGGCCTGCGCGCCGATATCGAAGCCGAAGCATTCGCACCTGCGCTGGATCTCGCTGCGTCGAAACTGCTGTCGACGGTGGGCGGATCGTCGGGGCCGCTGTTCTATTCGCTGTTGCATGGCATGGCGAAAGCGTCGGCGGAAAGGGGCGACGTTACCAACGTGCAGGACGCGGCGCGCATTTTCGCCGCGGGTGTCGATGCCGTTGCGCAGCGCGGCAAGGCGGGTATCGGCAGCAAGACGATGATGGACGTGCTGATTCCCGTGGCGTCGCGCCTGGCGGAACTGGCTGACAACGATGCGGCGCCGGAAGTCGTCCTCGACACCCTGCCGGAAGTCGCGGAGCAGAGCATGCTCGCGACGCGCGACATGCTCGCGACCAAGGGGCGCGCATCGTTTCTCGGCGAACGCTCACGAGGTCACATCGATCCGGGCGCGCGGTCGAGCCAGTTGATGATCGACGCCGTATGTGCGCGGCTCGCGCAAGACAGAGCGTAG
- the dhaK gene encoding dihydroxyacetone kinase subunit DhaK has protein sequence MKKFINHVDDFLVESLAGFGAAHSDLVVLNQEPVFVRRKTLKPGKVALISGGGSGHEPLHIGFVGYGMLDAACPGQVFTSPTPDQMMAAAQAVDTGAGTLFIVKNYSGDLMNFEMASEMSELPNAMVLINDDVAVENSSYTTGRRGVAGAVIVEKLVGSLAESGADLEQCKAFGDRINKHTASMGVAFSSCTVPAAGTLTFKIGDDEIEVGVGIHGEPGRRRARFAAADAIAGELLTAIVADLKPPAGAELLVLINGLGGTPLGELYLLFNSTRLWLQQRDLKIARVQVDSLTTSLEMAGASITLCVMNDEMLRHWDSAVHTPSLRWGM, from the coding sequence ATGAAGAAATTCATCAATCACGTCGACGACTTTCTGGTCGAGAGCCTTGCCGGATTCGGCGCCGCGCACAGCGATCTCGTCGTGCTCAATCAGGAACCCGTATTCGTGCGGCGCAAGACCCTGAAGCCGGGCAAAGTCGCGTTGATCTCGGGCGGCGGGTCGGGGCACGAGCCGCTGCACATTGGCTTCGTCGGCTACGGCATGCTGGACGCCGCGTGTCCGGGCCAGGTCTTCACGTCGCCAACGCCTGACCAGATGATGGCTGCCGCACAGGCCGTCGATACGGGCGCGGGCACGCTGTTTATCGTCAAGAACTATTCGGGCGATCTGATGAACTTCGAAATGGCGTCGGAAATGTCGGAGCTGCCCAATGCGATGGTGCTCATCAACGACGACGTCGCCGTCGAAAATTCCAGTTACACGACAGGGCGGCGCGGCGTGGCGGGTGCCGTGATCGTCGAGAAGCTGGTGGGGAGTCTCGCCGAAAGCGGCGCGGACCTCGAACAATGCAAGGCGTTCGGCGACCGGATCAACAAGCATACGGCGTCGATGGGCGTTGCGTTCTCCAGTTGCACGGTGCCGGCGGCGGGCACGCTCACGTTCAAGATCGGCGACGACGAAATCGAAGTCGGTGTCGGGATACATGGCGAGCCGGGGCGGCGGCGCGCGCGGTTCGCCGCGGCCGACGCGATTGCGGGAGAACTGCTGACGGCCATTGTGGCGGATCTCAAGCCGCCTGCCGGTGCGGAACTGCTGGTGTTGATCAACGGGCTGGGCGGCACGCCGCTCGGCGAACTCTATCTGTTGTTCAATTCCACGCGCTTGTGGCTGCAACAGCGTGATCTGAAGATTGCACGCGTGCAGGTCGATTCGCTGACGACTTCGCTCGAAATGGCGGGCGCTTCGATTACGTTGTGCGTGATGAACGACGAAATGCTAAGACATTGGGATAGCGCGGTGCACACGCCGTCGCTGAGGTGGGGTATGTAG
- a CDS encoding extracellular solute-binding protein: MQDIKRGRRQAIKTIGAALAASTLPMPFINVRAQQQQNFSGKTLRLLTWSDDTGTAALRNIAATFTAKTGAKVIADRADGTSGMVAKVKAAGDRPTYDVITLAGVGASGLGDAGLLVKPDLDKLPNLKDVAPQYRTGANGFGVGYLLWSDGLIYNTSTVKTPPDSYEALWDPKYAGRIFLPPPEWAEAVDLAIIAAKLAGGSQQNIEPGFKKLAQLKDHVMTLGENPNQVADLFRTGSLDIGGIYSPAFFPDQIRKPEYKMGVTYGMKEGFATQLMFTVIPKSHPGDADLIHAFINHSLDAGVQGRMAADVLNGPVNSKAMIPAESRAYVPSPKQIAEKAVLHDDKALAAVQPAWIKRYTEIFSA, encoded by the coding sequence ATGCAAGACATCAAACGGGGCAGAAGGCAGGCAATCAAGACGATCGGCGCGGCACTCGCGGCGTCGACGTTGCCGATGCCGTTCATCAACGTGCGCGCCCAGCAGCAACAGAATTTCTCCGGAAAGACCCTGCGTCTGCTTACCTGGTCCGACGATACCGGCACGGCCGCGCTGCGCAACATCGCCGCGACCTTCACCGCGAAGACGGGGGCGAAAGTGATCGCCGACCGCGCTGACGGAACGTCCGGCATGGTCGCCAAGGTCAAGGCGGCGGGCGACCGTCCCACCTATGACGTGATCACGCTGGCAGGCGTCGGCGCGTCCGGGCTCGGCGATGCGGGCCTGCTCGTCAAGCCGGATCTGGACAAACTGCCGAACCTGAAAGACGTCGCGCCGCAATACCGCACGGGCGCGAACGGCTTCGGCGTCGGCTATCTGCTCTGGTCGGACGGCCTGATTTACAACACGTCGACGGTCAAGACGCCGCCCGACTCGTACGAAGCGCTGTGGGACCCGAAGTACGCGGGACGTATTTTCCTGCCGCCGCCGGAGTGGGCCGAGGCGGTTGATCTCGCGATCATCGCTGCGAAGCTCGCAGGCGGTTCGCAGCAGAACATCGAGCCGGGTTTCAAGAAGCTTGCGCAACTGAAAGATCATGTGATGACGCTCGGTGAAAACCCGAATCAGGTTGCGGATCTGTTTCGCACCGGTTCGCTCGACATCGGCGGCATTTATTCACCCGCGTTTTTCCCCGATCAGATACGCAAGCCTGAGTACAAGATGGGCGTGACCTACGGGATGAAGGAAGGCTTCGCGACGCAACTGATGTTCACCGTCATTCCGAAGTCGCACCCGGGCGATGCCGACCTGATCCACGCTTTCATCAACCATTCGCTCGATGCAGGCGTGCAGGGCCGCATGGCCGCCGACGTCCTGAATGGCCCGGTCAACTCGAAGGCCATGATTCCCGCCGAAAGCCGCGCCTATGTACCGAGTCCGAAGCAGATCGCCGAAAAAGCGGTGCTGCATGACGACAAGGCCCTCGCGGCCGTGCAGCCCGCGTGGATCAAGCGCTACACGGAGATCTTCTCGGCATGA
- a CDS encoding ABC transporter permease, whose protein sequence is MNGMPALFSRRGRADVAPAGSTGVPDRHAASGAGSASARARPWLLLAPILVFLAVLAAAALVVVRMSFGVSGNEWRAYTLHNYVELADSYFVKSLWLTLRLAFQSMVCAVLLAIPVALAMARTESRLVRRLLLAGVLLPLLVNLLLQGYGWLVILGPAGLLNHALLGSGLASRPVMWLYREHGVLLGLIQTAFPLAVLPISSAMRAISVSYEEAAATLGASRWQTMRDVVLPLAMPGIVSGALLVFAYNASAFAVPLLLGGRRVPMLAVLVHDQVSPLLNWPAASASGVVLMVATLSLMALSQWLLRRMRRLEGSA, encoded by the coding sequence ATGAACGGAATGCCCGCGCTCTTTTCGCGGCGCGGGCGCGCTGACGTCGCGCCGGCTGGGTCGACAGGCGTGCCCGACAGGCACGCCGCGAGCGGTGCCGGCAGCGCGTCCGCGCGCGCGAGGCCGTGGCTGCTCCTTGCGCCAATTCTCGTGTTTCTCGCCGTACTCGCCGCGGCCGCGCTGGTCGTGGTGCGAATGAGTTTCGGCGTCTCAGGGAACGAATGGCGCGCGTACACGCTGCATAACTATGTCGAACTCGCCGACAGCTACTTCGTCAAGTCGCTGTGGCTGACGTTGCGGCTCGCTTTTCAAAGCATGGTGTGCGCGGTGCTGCTTGCGATCCCCGTTGCGCTTGCGATGGCGCGCACCGAGTCGCGCCTCGTGCGGCGCCTGCTGCTCGCGGGCGTGCTGCTGCCGCTGCTCGTGAATCTGCTGTTGCAGGGCTACGGGTGGCTCGTGATCCTCGGTCCCGCCGGGTTGCTCAACCACGCGTTGCTCGGCAGCGGGCTCGCGTCGCGTCCCGTCATGTGGCTCTATCGCGAACATGGCGTGTTGCTCGGTCTGATCCAGACGGCGTTTCCGCTGGCCGTGCTGCCGATATCGAGCGCGATGCGCGCGATTTCCGTTTCGTATGAAGAGGCCGCGGCGACGCTCGGCGCGAGCCGCTGGCAAACCATGCGCGACGTCGTGTTGCCGCTCGCGATGCCTGGCATCGTATCCGGCGCGCTGCTCGTCTTTGCGTATAACGCGAGTGCGTTCGCGGTGCCGCTGTTGCTCGGCGGACGACGCGTCCCGATGCTCGCGGTGCTGGTTCACGACCAGGTCTCGCCGCTGTTGAACTGGCCTGCGGCGTCGGCGTCGGGCGTTGTGCTGATGGTCGCCACGCTTTCGCTGATGGCGCTGTCTCAATGGCTGCTGCGCCGCATGCGGCGTCTGGAGGGTTCTGCCTGA
- a CDS encoding ABC transporter permease: MSTQGVLPRRPLGALRPSSTMPGRLGKVAALSAAIVLFLAALPILTMITMSFSAADTLEFPPHAYSLRWYRAAWHTFVSPDASDALSMGAALGTSLLVAVSTMFIATLVSVPAAYALSRYRFRGKRLVEQLVALPLVYPLVMLGLSLLLVFNVLPVELGVFRLIIAHVILALPFTVKNCAASVASIGPEFEEAAYVMGASPRRALVDVVLPLMRPGILAGMLFAFIISFNEFTVTFFLYGIDTMTLPVWLYSRTVSSLDPTVFSFAVFVVAIDFALIWLLEKLVGDKGIAL, encoded by the coding sequence ATGAGTACGCAAGGTGTGTTGCCTCGCCGGCCCTTGGGCGCGCTGAGGCCATCCTCGACGATGCCGGGCCGTCTTGGCAAGGTGGCGGCCCTGTCGGCGGCGATCGTGCTGTTTCTGGCGGCGCTTCCCATCCTGACGATGATCACGATGTCGTTCAGCGCAGCCGATACGCTTGAATTTCCGCCGCATGCGTACAGCCTGCGGTGGTATCGCGCGGCGTGGCACACGTTCGTTTCGCCCGACGCAAGCGATGCGCTGTCGATGGGCGCGGCGCTCGGAACCAGCCTGCTGGTCGCCGTGTCGACGATGTTCATTGCGACGCTCGTGTCCGTGCCCGCCGCATACGCGTTGAGCCGCTACCGTTTTCGCGGCAAGCGGCTCGTCGAGCAACTGGTCGCGCTGCCGCTCGTGTATCCGCTGGTCATGCTGGGACTGTCGCTGCTGCTGGTGTTCAACGTGCTGCCCGTCGAACTCGGCGTGTTCCGGCTGATCATCGCCCACGTGATTCTCGCGTTGCCGTTCACGGTGAAGAATTGCGCGGCGTCGGTGGCGTCGATCGGGCCGGAGTTCGAAGAGGCCGCTTACGTGATGGGCGCGAGCCCGCGACGCGCGCTCGTCGATGTCGTGTTGCCGCTGATGCGACCGGGTATTCTCGCCGGCATGCTGTTCGCGTTCATCATCTCGTTCAACGAATTCACGGTGACGTTCTTTCTGTATGGCATCGACACGATGACACTTCCCGTATGGCTGTATAGCCGCACGGTGTCTTCACTCGATCCAACCGTGTTTTCGTTCGCGGTGTTCGTCGTCGCCATCGATTTTGCGCTGATCTGGCTGCTCGAAAAGCTGGTGGGCGACAAAGGGATCGCGCTGTGA
- a CDS encoding ABC transporter ATP-binding protein has product MTHLTLQAVTKRFGAAHAVDNVDLAIPEGKLVCFLGPSGCGKTTLLRMIAGLEQPTSGAVMFAGRDITHLSANRRDFGMVFQSLALFPHMAVAENIAYPLKLRKTGKSEQARRVAELLELIQLPHMAGRAVTQLSGGQRQRVAIARAIATSPKLLLLDEPLSALDAKLREAMQIEIRLLQQRLGITTIMVTHDQREAMTMADLIVVMEKGRIAQVGKPLDIYRDPVSEFVADFIGLGNILPVTNDESGKVRLPGGQQIVVANTAPMSVASGDIRLLIRPEDVHLQLGADQAAHDTNSVRGTVRFIRDVGASLEATIECAGFTLTAATTPREVPGLAPGVPVLAGLPAHACKLISAHGVRASA; this is encoded by the coding sequence ATGACTCATCTCACGCTGCAGGCCGTCACGAAACGCTTCGGTGCCGCGCATGCGGTCGACAACGTCGATCTCGCGATTCCCGAAGGCAAGCTGGTGTGCTTTCTCGGACCGTCGGGCTGCGGCAAGACCACGCTGTTGCGGATGATCGCCGGGCTCGAACAGCCAACGTCGGGAGCGGTGATGTTCGCCGGTCGCGATATCACACATTTGAGCGCGAACCGGCGTGATTTCGGCATGGTGTTTCAGTCACTCGCGTTGTTCCCGCATATGGCGGTGGCGGAGAACATTGCGTATCCGCTCAAGTTGCGCAAGACGGGCAAGAGCGAGCAGGCGAGGCGGGTCGCCGAACTGCTCGAACTGATCCAGTTGCCACATATGGCCGGGCGGGCCGTTACCCAGCTTTCCGGCGGCCAGCGGCAGCGCGTGGCGATTGCCCGCGCGATTGCGACGTCACCGAAGCTCCTGTTGCTCGACGAGCCGCTGTCGGCCCTCGATGCAAAATTGCGCGAGGCGATGCAGATTGAAATTCGCCTGCTGCAACAACGTCTGGGCATCACGACGATCATGGTCACACACGATCAGCGCGAAGCGATGACCATGGCCGACCTCATCGTCGTGATGGAGAAAGGGCGTATCGCGCAGGTTGGCAAGCCACTCGATATTTACCGCGACCCTGTCAGCGAATTCGTGGCCGACTTCATTGGCCTTGGCAATATCCTGCCCGTAACAAATGACGAGAGCGGGAAAGTGCGTCTGCCGGGTGGGCAGCAGATCGTCGTTGCAAACACGGCGCCGATGTCGGTTGCGTCCGGCGATATTCGTCTTCTGATCCGGCCGGAAGACGTGCATCTTCAACTGGGCGCCGATCAGGCCGCCCACGATACGAACTCCGTTCGGGGCACGGTGCGGTTTATTCGCGACGTCGGCGCGTCGCTCGAAGCAACGATCGAATGCGCGGGCTTCACGTTGACTGCCGCAACCACGCCGCGCGAAGTGCCGGGCCTTGCACCCGGCGTGCCGGTGCTTGCAGGGCTGCCGGCGCATGCGTGCAAGCTCATCTCTGCTCACGGAGTGCGTGCTTCGGCCTGA